TAAATGAACTATAGTTGGTCACCACGAAATACATCAACTTTCATAaatgatgaaactttatataaaCTACAAACGTGAACTTTTGGTccctcttgttttttttttgttaatgttTGACCAAATGATCCTTTTACATCCGGAAAGCATATGATCTGCATTAACAATTTGAAAATTGGTTATATTGATTGTCCAAGTTGAGATAAATTTTTTAAGTGATTTCTTTTAGATATTTCTCCAAATTATCAAAGATATATCGCATATATTGTAAATATTAGAGAAATATCGgaaatattttatgttatcggaaAAATATCGTACATATGAGAAATAATAAGATATTTatctttaaaatatttttttttagaaaaatgagAGATCAGAGTATATATCATAAGATTTGTTCGTATAACAGAGTACCACACTCTATTTCAACACTCCCGTCCAGGCCGTCCTCCTTAACTAGAATTTGATTGAGACAATCTGGTGTCATCTTCCACTTAGGGAGAGATACACAGAGAAATTATTGTTGCACAAAGCGGAACTTAGGCCTTAGCATCATTCGCCAATGCTCTTCAATTTAGTCTCGGGAAGATACTGTAGGTATCATCTTCGATCTCCATATTTAAAGTGATACATGAAACTTTGCTAACGCCATTTTCTCTACAAACTCAAATTTAAGTCTCCTAGGTAAATGGTAGCTAAATGACTAATTTACTGCTCCAACGCAACTTACATAATTTCATACATGAAAACTTATGCTTACAGCATTTCCCTGCAGCTCAAAGTGAACATTATTCCATGAAAATGAGTTGGTTGAGTGATTTTGAAATACTAATATGAGGCTGAGAGCAATTTGACGTATAGTGGCACGGTGCATCCCCAAGTTAGGGTTCGAACTAGGTACTTCCAATTACCTATAAATTCTCTGTAACTTCTAGCCGTATACGCCACTTGTAGTCTAACATACTTCCACTACATCAATCCCATTAAGTTCAAAATGAATATCCTTCCATTATTTCGTATGCAATCAACTTAAAATATATGTACCGATGAAAGTGCTTCATGAATGTAATAGAAACATTGCACACAACTCATTTGGCCCAACTCAATTGGGTCTCAACTCAATTTTCCTCCCATTTAACAGAgccaaacaaaagaaaaacggAAAATTTCCAACAGCGGCGGCAACAGTGGCACCCTTTCCCTCGTCCTCTCTTCTCTGTCTCCTACACTCCCTCACCGACCCCACATCGTGAAACCCAAACTCAATAGCTAAGTCGAACTCTAACACTAGTTTCTAGCCTCACCCACAACAACTTGCTCGCTAATTTGGCTCCAAACAAAGCTCAAGCTATGAGGGAAATCGTCACCCTCCAAGTTGGAGGCTTCGCTAACTTCGTGGGTTCTCATTTCTGGAACTTCCAGGTACATATACACTTGACGCTCACAAACACCCCACATTCAGATTCCTTGTACGCAGTTTTTCATTCATGTTTTCTTATTGTTGCTTCTAGAATGAGCTGCTTGAGTTGGCAGAAGACCCTGAAGCAGACGCGGTGTTCAAGAACCAGGCTTTGAACATGGACGTTTTCTACCGCTATGGTGAAACTCACCAGGTGTTATAATCTTTCCAAGCTTTGTTTTTTACATTGTTGTTACCATTTTTTGAGTTTCATTTTGGTTTACTTGGATGTTTGTACATTGAAAATCAACAGGGTGTTCCTACTTACACTCCTCGGCTGCTCTCTATTGACCTTCAAGGTAGTTATACTTGAATttgggtttgtgtttttagTTGTATGTAATGGAGATTGTAaagattgaatttttttattgccTACTTGGTTCAGGGTTTGAGTGTATTGTAGTCTAGGATGTATGGAAATGGCAAAGATCGAATTTTTATTGCCTGGTTGATTTGGGTTTTGTGTATACGGAAGTTGGAATAATTGGATTAAGCTTACTTGATTAGGatttgttgattttgttgtttaGAAATTAGAATGTATGGAAAATTACAATGATTGATTGCTTGTGGCAGGTTCTCTTGGGTCTATGAGTTCATCTGGAACTTTGTACAATGGGGGTTCATCTGTACCATCAAGTATTATGACATGGTGAGGCCCTTTCTTTGTAATTATGTTTAATGTTGAGCTGTCTGTTTTATCTGTCTGGCTGCTTTTTTTAGTTGTGTAGATGAAACTTATAGGATCTAGACCAATGTGCAGGGATGGTAATGTTACTACTCAAGCCTCTGAACCCCGCCGGAGAAATTTGTTCTTGCAAAGTTTGTACCAGGAAGAGCAGGAGAATTTTACTGTTGAAAATGGAGTTAGTAGTGGGGAGAACAGTTCTCGAAAGGAAGTTTCTGACAGGGACATTGTGGAACAGTTAGAAAATGATGTTCAATACTGGACTGACTATTCAAAGGCCCACTATCATCCCCAGAGTTTGTATGAATTAAGTGGATCATGGATAGATGCTCACAAGTTTGACAATTATGGGATTGGAAGGGATTCCTTTTCTGGGGGTTTACATGGAGAAGAAATGAGTGATAGACTTCGTTTTTTCGTAGAAGAGTGTGACCATATCCAGGTAAATTCATATGTGAATTCATTCCCTGGTTTGATGGATTATGATTTATGTATGGTCATTACTGGTATAGTGTCAAACTCTATCAGCCATGTTAACCTGGGCGGTGAGCTGTTCCTAGGTTAATATGGACTTAGATGATCTTTATTGGCCTTTACAACAAACAGTAGAATTAGTACATAGTGCCTGTTTCATCATGATATTTGGATAATACCTATTTTCTAGCCAACTAGCCATCCactaaaataatttataatttgaaTTGGATATATAGTCTGAATGTTGTTGTATTTTGACAGGGCTTCCAGTTCATTGTTGATGACTCGGGAGGTTTCTCTCCGATAGCAGTTGATTTTCTGGAGGGTATTGCAGATGAATACACAAATGTTCCTGTGTTGCTCTATGCTGTACGGGGTCCTGGCTCTGCAATAGATTCCACGAGCCAAAAGCATAGAGTCAGCAGGAAGCTTCATGATGCGGTTTCATTTTCAAAGCTGTCATCTTTATGTAAACTGATTGTTCCAGTTGGGTTACCATCACTGAGTAGAAGTAAGACACATTGCCTTTATCTAGTTCTCCAGGCTGTTGTTTTACAACATTTCTGgagattttatttttcctcttcaaaGTGGTTTATCCCATTAATCAGCTGAAAACAAGTATTTACTAAACTTAATATGGAGGCTAGGCTGTAAATTTTTTCTGAACAAAAGCTTAGTGGTACATGTCAATACTTTTTTAGCTTCTCTAACACTTCTGCATATACTAATCTTCTGTCAACTTGATTTCATAGGCAAAGCATCAAAGCTTCTCTGCATTAAAGATGAACAGCATTATCATTGCAGTGCAGTGTATGCTGCTACCCTGCATTCTGTTAGCATGCCTTTCCGTATGGAACCGCTTGGGCCCAATGCAAACTCAACTTATTCTTCTGGTGCTTTGACTGTGAATGAGGTTGTGCAAATCCTATCAGGGCAAGCTAGACAGAATATGGTTGCTATTCTCGACACTGCAATGCCAGCACCTTCTTTAAGTGGTAttatttctgttgaatttcATATCAGTTATCAACAATGAATTTGCTTAATTATTTTTGCATTGTAAAATCCAGGAAGCCAGGTGGAACAAACTTTACTTCGCAACTTGCAGCCACTGACACCAGAGGTTTCAGAGCATGTTAAAGACTTACAATCTGTTGAATCCATGACTGTTCTCGGCGCCCTTGGAACCGGTACTGTTTCTGAGCTCTCAACGCATCATTTCATTTATTATCatttccatccatctcctagGAAATGATTAGCATGCTAATATAGGATACTTGATAGTGGTGTAGGCATTAAGTTGCGTGTGCATATGCAACATCGTTCGTGATCATGGTATTTGCACATGCATTCTAGTCCGTGCTGTAGGCATTAAGTTGCGTGTGCATATGCAACTTTTACTGGGCCTTTTGGTGACCGGATGCTAAATTATTCTGATTGGTTGGTTTGTTCAACAGGAAGTCAGCGGGCATCAATTAATGAAGTAAGGGGTATGGTACATGCTGCTTATGAGCATGTAATAACAAGGCCAATATTTAGCCATCTTTCAGTGGCTCAATGTCCTCTGCCAATACCTTTGCCCTTTCCCTCAATCTTTGGGAACCATGTTGGCCAACATGGTGAGCTTCTGGGCACCCCAGTTATTGGTTCCTCATCAAGGGGATCACTTGATGTCCATTCCATCCCTATGGCAGCTAGACTGCAGTCTAGCAGTGCCATCTTACCATTTTTGGAGAATAGATTGACAGATCTTCGCAAGATTGGAATTTCCAGAGGAGGACCTGGGGCAGAGTTACTTAGGAGTTGGGGCTTCGCAAAGGATGAATCAGATGACATGGGTGAGACACTGTCTAAAATAATAATGGAATTGAATCCTCGCTTTCAAACTTCCTCGGATTCAGATTAATTTCTGGTTAGTGTAAATGTTCCTTTCTCTTgtcatttatttttctttttatgtaAATGACAGGTGTTTCGTAATTTCTGTTTTTAAAATCAGTTTACTTGATGGAAGCAAAAATTACACACTTGCAACTTGATGACTGATTAATAACAACTAAAAAAAGCTACACAACAATGACATATAGCTAACTTTGTATATCTTTATCTCTGAAAGCTCCGTTTCTGGAACAGAGGATTCTTGTTGCGGTCGTAATTGACATCTCGTAATTCGTAAGAGCTGCAGAAGTTCCACTGTAGTTACCGTAGCTCTCTCTGTCCTTTTGGTAGATAAATTAGCCAGGTGTAGTAATACTAGTTCCATTGAAGTGACCCGTGCTCTCTCTGCCTCTTGATAGATAGATAAACCAGGGATAATGACAGCCTCAGAGCCAATGTGCAATGGGCAGACTGCATGGCATTGTAAGATCGGAACTGCATAACCACCGAATGAATTATTTAGCTCCTGctaaccactcatcacatccAGAAAACAAGTTCTTAATCATGTTTGCATGATTAGCATCCCCCCATGCTCAAGCGTATATAGCTGACCTGCCAAGCGGGTTGATCTGGAATGCCTCCCATCCCCCATTCATCAAAATCAActcttttatcttttcttattcACAAATCGCAACACATACCTGGACCCTGCATCCTGGATTCCCTTTTTCGAAGACCAAGGCAAAGACGACGTTGCCTTCGGCTTTCCTTTTCTTATGGTCTACATAACTAGTTTCTGGCCGCTTGTAGCCTTATAGTATTACTGGCTGGCAGAAGTGAATGGTATTTTAGGTTCACCGTAGTTATAACTTGCCAAAAAACATAGTGCACGAAGCTTTgaattagttttattttgaaatttatatAGATGAAAGATCTCACCATGAAACTATAGCGCTCAAACAATATTACATTATTACACACACCAATCACATTATTCAAGCCCAGTAGAGCAAAACCATGCAAGGCCGAACAGATGAGGTCCCAAACAAGTCCAAATCATAAACGCAAATTAACCAGAAACATATTCCGTGCTAAGTTACAGCAAAAGGACAAGTCGAAGAAACAAAACCATCAGCCGTGATTTGATCTGCATGTCAACCTATCATAGCTGCAGCTCCAGCTGCAATTGCAAATCCAAACGTTATATATTATAGCACATAAATTAAGTGGctcaaacaaaaagaaaaggtaGGTGGATGAATGTTGAGATGAATCACAAACCACACATACCTTGGTATCTTGAATATCAACATTTATTGACTAAAAGAGGGTTCAGAATTGAAGCTTGGGGAAGCTCAACTTTATGCGTAAGTTTTTGAGGCCGGGCAGGAAGGGTTGCCATAACTTCTCAGTCTCTTCATCACATATCACTATCTGTAACTGTTTAAGATTCAAAACAGAGAGTGGCAGGTTTTGCAGCCTACGGCATTGGCTCATGTTGATTGTTCTCAACTTGCTCAGTTCACCAAGTTCAGGAAGCGCTTTAAGGCTTCTGCAATGAGATAGGTCAAGAAATTCCAACTTGGTAAGCTTCATCATCGATCCTGGCAACATCTCTAAGACTGTGCATGATTTCAGGCGTAAAGTTTCTAGTTTGCGCAACTTTCCGAAATTCGGAGGCAAAGATAGTAGATAATGACAGCGGGTGAGACTCAGCTTCCTTAGACGAACAAGATCACAGATGGCAGGCAATTCCACCAGATCATTGCAGTGGTCAATCTTTGTTTCCTCCAGATTCGGAAATGTATCTGACATCTGGATGGAACTATTGTTGAAAGTTTGACCAATGCGACAGTTGAACAGGGATATCTTTCGTAGGCTCTTCAATTGTATGGAGTTCATTCTTATGGAAGGAATCGAAATTCTCTCTAGTCTTATTGTGCGCAGATTTTCCAATGAACTGAGTAGTTGAAAATTGCTCAATTCAGCAGGTGAAGGACCAATAGGCCAGAGAGCAGGTTGTTCATCACAACGCCTGACTATTAGAGCCTTCAAATTTGTCATGTTTTGCACAAATATGGGAAACGCATAGTTCTCTGCTTGAAAATTCAGAACTAGAACCTCAGCTTCTGGAAGTAGCATGTTGTGCCATTTTTGTGAGAATGCCTCATCTGCAAACAACATACAATGTCAGGTTAATGTTAGGAGAGATTAAACGTGATCGGGTATCAATTTATGTGAAGAACAGGAGATATGGAACAACCTGTTGAAATTGATACTAGGCGAGCATTCATAGGCTGATACTTCTGTTCTTGAGGGTTATTGATCCAGCGGGGAAGCTTGCCTCCAAGAGTTTCTATATTCAGTCTATTTCTCTGTTTTATCGGTTTCTGATCACTCAGATCGATTACCAGATCTCTTATAATATCGTTCGTGGTAAAATGGAGAGTACTGTAGTAGCCATCCACATCCACTTTCTCCTTCCTGGTTATGATAAAAAGAAGTGACTTAGCGGAGACTAacatacatttgcaataaaGGACTTCTTAATTAGAGGCAGTTAATGAAGAGAAATCCACATACCGTGTGCCTACAAGTTTAGCCAGTCCCCGGGTGGTGAGCTCGTGGAGGTTCATAATGGATATATTGTCATCTATTCCATATGACTCTGCCCACATATCAATGAGGGCAGCAGCAGGGACTCTTTGGTATTCAGGAAAGAGACAAATGTCTAAAAAACACTCCTTCATAATTTCATCCAAGGCATCATAACTGAGTTTGAGGAAAGGAAGCAGATCACTCTCACTGTTAGAAATGGAAGAAATTTTGGACAGTTCATCTACTGTTTTCTGCCACATATCTGTTGGCTTCCCGCGCAGTGATCTTCCAAGGACTTGAAGGGCAAGTGGGAGTCCGTGACAGTAAGATACAGTCTGCAGTTCAGCCAAATGAAGTCATTGTTagagttttaacttttaagccATCCCTAAACTATCTCAGTGGTTCATGTAGAGATAATATGCTCAACGATACAGTGTTAGGTTCATCAGTCAAGTAATTATACACCATTTGCAGGTTAATTTGGTTAAATGAATCCTTTTTACAAGTATCAAAACTTAGTTTACCTTCTCCAAAGCATAAACAAGCATAAATTTTGTGAATAGGAGTCAAAAGTTACCTTTCTCAGGATCTCTTCTGGAACATAAAAGCATCCGTCTTCCAGGAATGCTGAACGTTGAAATAAAGTCATAGCCTCTTCGTTACTTAGAGCATTTATATAATAGGGAGAACCAAATCCTTGGAGTTCAGATCTTGATGTCGCTAATATCTTGATATTTGCTATTTTCAATTTCTTAAATTCTGACACATGCCAAACATCATCCAGGACCAATAGTAAAGGATTTTGTCCTGCTTCTTTCAGAAATTGTCCCAGCCACTCAACTGCAGTGGCTTGGCTTTCAACTTGAGGCACCATATACTCCTTGAGTTGAGATATTATTTACAGTACAATGAGGTCTATGCTCAGGTTCTTAGAAACCGTAACGAAGAAGATATTGTCCTTGAATGTTTCTACAccgaaatacaatagaagaaTAGTTGTTACTCAAGGTCATTTAAATAGGTCTCTACAATTATGcaaaaattaagaaagatAAACACACTTAAGAATGAACGTCCAGATGTTAGTTGTAGCTTACTTGCCTAGAATATGTATCAGAAGAAGGAGCCAGGTCTATTCTATATAGATAAGTATTTCAAAACAGTTCATTACATACAAGATTGTAGATTTTCACTGCTTTTTTTAGGTGAAAGAGGTCAGAAATAGTATTTCACTTTACAGTTATGTAAATaacttgaaattttacagTTCTGTGGTGGTTGCAGTTAATCTGTAAATGTTAACGCTGATACAAACAGTACTGCAAGTCTGCATGTGGAAAAATAACTTCAATATATCCCTTCAATAGATAAAAGTATCTCAATTTggaaggaaaataaagaatttgATAATGTGATACCTTTAACTTCTTGATCATGACAAAAAGCTTTGGCCAATGTGGATTTTCCACATCCAGCAGGGCCAGTGAGCACAAGAATTGATGACTCCTGATGATTGAGAAGCTTTTTCTTCAATTGTGTCAAATGCATGTTCAATCCGACTGGAGTCCTCATAATGTTGGACTGTTCTGAAAAGtttgggattattgttttcttactttcctgttgaaaatttaaaattgtaCGTGTTCATCACGAAGACACCGTAAAACTTAAACATTTGTTGTTCAAACACAGTAATAtgttagaaaaagaaattaaaggaTGCAGATATTATGAATCTGATATGATCAACGcaagaaaaatcaaagcaaaagaTGTGCAAAATTTCAACACAATGGAAGTActctttactttttttttgggcaACGGTTTAAGTAACTCACCGGTCGTAGGGGAAGACCTGCTggactgaaaacacactctgGATGATGATACCTACAGTTTGCACCAAACTTACAATCACCTGTCCTCATGTAAAACTGGCACTCAGGCTGGCCTG
This genomic interval from Argentina anserina chromosome 1, drPotAnse1.1, whole genome shotgun sequence contains the following:
- the LOC126789467 gene encoding uncharacterized protein LOC126789467, which produces MREIVTLQVGGFANFVGSHFWNFQNELLELAEDPEADAVFKNQALNMDVFYRYGETHQGVPTYTPRLLSIDLQGSLGSMSSSGTLYNGGSSVPSSIMTWDGNVTTQASEPRRRNLFLQSLYQEEQENFTVENGVSSGENSSRKEVSDRDIVEQLENDVQYWTDYSKAHYHPQSLYELSGSWIDAHKFDNYGIGRDSFSGGLHGEEMSDRLRFFVEECDHIQGFQFIVDDSGGFSPIAVDFLEGIADEYTNVPVLLYAVRGPGSAIDSTSQKHRVSRKLHDAVSFSKLSSLCKLIVPVGLPSLSRSKASKLLCIKDEQHYHCSAVYAATLHSVSMPFRMEPLGPNANSTYSSGALTVNEVVQILSGQARQNMVAILDTAMPAPSLSGSQVEQTLLRNLQPLTPEVSEHVKDLQSVESMTVLGALGTGSQRASINEVRGMVHAAYEHVITRPIFSHLSVAQCPLPIPLPFPSIFGNHVGQHGELLGTPVIGSSSRGSLDVHSIPMAARLQSSSAILPFLENRLTDLRKIGISRGGPGAELLRSWGFAKDESDDMGETLSKIIMELNPRFQTSSDSD
- the LOC126796797 gene encoding probable disease resistance protein At5g66890, which encodes MVPQVESQATAVEWLGQFLKEAGQNPLLLVLDDVWHVSEFKKLKIANIKILATSRSELQGFGSPYYINALSNEEAMTLFQRSAFLEDGCFYVPEEILRKTVSYCHGLPLALQVLGRSLRGKPTDMWQKTVDELSKISSISNSESDLLPFLKLSYDALDEIMKECFLDICLFPEYQRVPAAALIDMWAESYGIDDNISIMNLHELTTRGLAKLVGTRKEKVDVDGYYSTLHFTTNDIIRDLVIDLSDQKPIKQRNRLNIETLGGKLPRWINNPQEQKYQPMNARLVSISTDEAFSQKWHNMLLPEAEVLVLNFQAENYAFPIFVQNMTNLKALIVRRCDEQPALWPIGPSPAELSNFQLLSSLENLRTIRLERISIPSIRMNSIQLKSLRKISLFNCRIGQTFNNSSIQMSDTFPNLEETKIDHCNDLVELPAICDLVRLRKLSLTRCHYLLSLPPNFGKLRKLETLRLKSCTVLEMLPGSMMKLTKLEFLDLSHCRSLKALPELGELSKLRTINMSQCRRLQNLPLSVLNLKQLQIVICDEETEKLWQPFLPGLKNLRIKLSFPKLQF